In Capsicum annuum cultivar UCD-10X-F1 chromosome 8, UCD10Xv1.1, whole genome shotgun sequence, the genomic window cttttgatttttctatttgaaTAAGTAACGTTAAATAACACTTTTAGTATCTTGGTCAATTAAAGATGGACGGacgagtatttttttaattatttccatGCTAATTTGATTATCATTGTTTGCAACAAATCTTcgttcatggaaaataaattttaatcacaaacaaaaatatgaagaaacaagatttttttattgataaacgattgtggttacaaatctgttcctcccttgattcttctctcttcattttttccgtaattcgagggtcgttagtgCTTTTCTCCgtattcgagggccgttagtggcttattctcgaacataggatgatctctttatgaatatcccatgattttgtggaATATTGGAGATCCCGATCTTTTTACAAATACCCATCAGTTTATGAGATATTCAAGATGCCTGTTTTAGGAACATGTTACCCTttagaatttgttggacaataaaatttcgaggccgaaaaataaataatcgagacaagaaaaatattgcaacaatcgatttattgattttaatgcgagtgttacaatctctatgaatcctctgattcgccttttcaaatataaattcaagggcttgaagcttgatcttaaatttgaacttgatttgttgatttgagggatttgatcttgacttgtgcttgaattcaagggattttgagcttgtttttgaatattgcggttttgatcttgaatcttgatgaacttgatttgaatgcttgagctttttagagaaattgtggcgtttgatccacgagctttctcttgctacttatTAGAGAACTGGGGGTGGGGgtgtgtatcctaggccttcacgtgcTTGCCTGGTTGTACCCTCTGATAgaagtttgcccaaccttgatggctcattaggattgtatccggcctttacaaatagcttgtatgcatttggatcaaaGCCCTCTTTCGTATGCTTCATAGGGAGTATCATATCTTGTGGcggattttgagccacagactcttcaagaagtcttgaggatggatttattgcatcaatcttcctgataggtaaagttagcccctttagcacattatcttgggaatccgatgggtgatctttttctttccttaccTTTGGTACATAACAAAGAATgggagttgccttctttttcgTAGAAGAGACACCTTCTTTATTTaaagtggagagaggcttcttggtggcgACTTTTTCGACAGTCaccgcgaccttcttagatgcaagatcgtcacacttgatcttggtgacatcttcaacccttttctcatccacaacatgtttctttaagtagaattttgcatcagcAAAATGTGACTCAACTTCAGTGAATGGTTTGTCATCggaaactatctttctttccactccgcCTTCAAGGTACTTCagaggacgagataattttgttcccatgcacccaaggcctaccaagcaatatattatatgaagttttggcatcaatcatatgcatcaatgggtttgattgaaaatcatccatacgaatccccaacttgatacgtCTCATGGCCCTctggcccccttggttgaagccttggatcattatacaaCTTTCGTCCAGTTCGCTAGTAGTAACGCCAAGCTCCTTCATCGTACGATTGGCAGGATATTGACTCCAGATCCCTCATCTATTAaaattctattgatcttctttcctagaatttgacccaccatgtataagggatgGTTATGTAAGGTAtcaccaagcagaagatcgttatttgtgaatgtgatttttgtatcacacacatgtgTCTCTTCGCCAAGAGTTTTAGCAAGCTTTTCGGGAGGTGAAGGAACctccatgggtagattctcaccctttgccccctctttggcggtattaaaataagacgcctcaaggttgacttggacagtctttacacgaaaccaactcggtaagaattcctctaaagtcaccggACGTCAAGTTTTTTTATGGTGAAGCTCCGTCACCCTCGTCTTCTTTGGGAATCCAACCAACTTCtatttccttggtttctttaccATTCTCTTTCTGGTTGGCTGCTCGTACATCTCCTTTTGCAGACTCATCTTCTTGTGTCTGCGTctggtcaccagagtccaaccttcattaTCGTCTTCGTCAACTGAagacctgtcaggctctaatatcttctcattatgctctttgaCACAAATCTGAACCAGGTTGAGCAATCCAAAAGTGATAgatatttgatgagaactggctgtctcatcgtcgaagaagattttcttttcttttgccagttccatgactttatctttaaagacaaagcatttctccagagggtgacttatgagcctatgatatttgtaaTAATTAGGATCATCGGTCCCTCCAGCTTCGTTGGGACGCTTTCTCTCTGGGAGTTCGATGAGCTTATACTGAAGGAGTTCATCGataatctcagcaacatcagaattaagaaagggatattccttttcttgcatctcctttaaagtttttttattcggacgtgctccagaagtcgtctttacactttgcttcttgcttacctttgtggtgaccttcacaaAATATACATcaatattcatggactccttgttttcattttttgggaagaaacttgccccatcttttgggttcctgcttttcttttccccttcgagggtcatgaatAGGCGCCCcttcctttccagcagaagacatgctcaactccatgtcgtgagcacgagtagctaactcttcaaaggattttggtttaattccttgcaagatgtagagaagcccccagtgcattccttggacgcacatctctattgcagaagcttcactgagcctatctttgcagtttagactcgcatttctccatcgattgatgaagtcgatgactggctcatcctttctttgtcgagtatttgtgagctttatcatgctcactgtacgccttgtgctataaaaccGATTTAGAAACTCATGTTCCAATTGCTCCTAACTGtcgatggagttaggctcgagGTCTGTATACCAATCAATGGTGTTTCCCTCtagggaacgaacaaactgtttcacaagatagtcaccgtaagttccagcattattacatgtctcgacAAAGTGTGCGACATATTATTTTAGGTTACTTTttccctcaaattgttgaaatttggggggttgatagccagcaggcattttgaggctatctattcttgcagtgtaaggcttggcatatgcaaggtaagacttggtgacaacatcatacttgtctttgagggtcccttcaataaattTCCTCAATTACCCAATCGGGATTATTCCCTCagcagaaacttgcacctctttagtcgatggtgtttgtttcacaggattttcaatctcatgaacctctggagcTTTTTTCCGGTGCATGGCTAGATTCTCCGTCTATCAAGCTTTCcatcctatccactatcttatcaatcctagcctcttgattctgaacatagttAGTTCGGCCTTCGATTGTCTTTGTCAGATTGCAAGCTGCTCTTTCATAGACGAGGCATCAGTTAtcattgcttgcatgatcaccgAAGACGTCGGAGAGTAACACAgattatcacataagttgatctttgaagtgcttAGCTTATGTagtgtaagtggagatgacgcatttgttgaacgaccatcgctcttggctccagagtatttggaaccagaattctcaagtagagctagagtctttttCAGAGATTCGgccacactgcttcctccttctgaagcacttgcattggactttGTTCCTTTCgaggttgaagatccaaaaactggagCTGGAGCGGACGACACTGGatatgtttgttgtcctagcaagcttGCCTTGCTTCTTGTGACAGCTCCCAGGGTtctgaaagtaacaccaaggatactttctacttcagcagagaactttgaatctgcagccttggaagcagttgattgagaattgaccttcttggaagtcatttcgttgttcttaaactttgaagtatgaaaagttgatatgagaggtagagatcgtcccattgggcgtgccaatttgttcGCAATAAATCTTcgttcatggaaaataaattttaaccacaaacaagaatataaagaaacaagaatttttttttgacaaacgATTGTGGTTATAAATCtattcctcccttgattcttctctcttaattttctccgtaattcgagagCCGTTAGTGGTTTTTCTCCGTAATTCTAGGGTCGTTAGTGGCTTATTCTTGAACATAGGatgatgatctctttatgaatatcccatgattttgtgggatattggagatcccgatctttttacgaatacccatcagtttatgagatattcaagatgcctgtttcaggaacatgttaccctttaaataggcaaGATTTAGGATAAAGTAGCCTTCTAAAACTCTAACAGAAGTTGGATTCTTATTGGAgagtccacaaattttagatgtctacaatcATGATTTGACTTatcatggagtttaagaaaaCAAATAATGTTAAGTTAAAGATATGTACCAAAATGTTTATTGATTTTGTAATCTTAACTATgttatgtgaaaaattgaatgaaaaagtTGCAAAAAGAAAGAAGACATTTTTCTTTAACgtggaaaaaaaaaagtagcaTAGGCAAAATAAAATGCAGAAATACTAACTTTTTATTATTCGTgattgtctctttttttttttttttttagtttgtttcaaaataaagttttttccttttattaataTCATAAGATTAAAAAGCAATTTGATATGTTTATTTCAAGAACATAAGATTAACtaaattttttacctttttaaactcaatatttaattaattagacataaattgagacagaaaaAGTATTAAGTAAACATTTGAACATGAGGTTGATTTGGGTTAAGGTTAATTTGACGTTGAATTTTATTTCATGcaatttgaattttcaaaattgcattttttctcacaaatataaaaatcatagtAAAATAACCTCTTACAAAAATACATAGTAAGTCTGAATATAATAGATCGACTCTTTTTTTGACTTTCTTGCATAATGAGGACTTTTTAATGAACTCTGCATATGTTTGAGAGGATCAAACTCAACAAATCTATCAATTTTGCCCCATAAGGTCCGAATGAGCCTCGTATTCATGTTCaactaaatttaaattcatatcttgtagaattattttttaaaataatattttaatttttttttattttcaaaagcttaaactcaaaatttctaatataaaataatatcattatatatatatatatatatatatatttatatataagatatttttatatatatatttatatataagatatttttatttatttatttaaaggaCGAATAGTTGCTGGTGTGTTGGTTTCAACCTTCAAATTAGACGTGACCAAATTAAACTTGTTACATTAATTTTTGTGTGTGCATATTTTACGGCGATCTTTATCAAATACTAGCAGATAAAATAAAATGGCGTATAACCTTTCCAACAAGAAATATCAAAGATAGCAACAAATAAAGGAACAACCGAACAAGAAAGACAAAATATCAACTAAAGTTATccttcgaaaaaaaaaaaaaatacataatccCTCGTTTAATATTActtccttcattttattttatttaacgtATATTCACcgttgaaaaaaatacataattcttcatttaattttacttattttattttattttattttatttgacatATATTAATTTAACAATTTCATTGAGAAGAAAtgtttatattaataaattaatattataattgtggtttgaaaataaaaaattgactactaatactttatataaaaatattaatataattacttaataataatggtaatattgACGGTTAATGTTACACTTCACTTAATTTCattaattaaataagtaaattaaaataactatttttaataaggaatcaaaataaaataaaatgaagaaagtatCTGACTCCGATTGATCagatatactccctccattttattttgtttgaccATTTTATTATAGCCTTTATAAAAAGTTTAATTAAAGATATATTTtgctaaataaataaattttattagtaataatttGAAATTCTAGATTTAATTACTATTCTaataaaaactttaattaaaaatatattttactaaataAACAAATTTTATGAGTAATGATTTGCAATCCTAGATTTAATTACTATTCTAATACTAAGGATAGTATGAGGAAAAAATAACGAGattctattaattttataaattaaacaaataaattaaaataaaaattcttataAGAGGACTaagtattttaagaaaaaatctgatttaatttattcaatttgcaaaattaatttcaataaattaaattCAGTTGTAGCTATCGATAAAAGTGAACAAGCCGTATAACCCATTTAATCAAACTTTTAAATGTCAGTTAATTTAGAAACTACTTTTTGGCATAAATGCTTTGcagaaaagtatttttaaaaagtaataatgTTTGTTTGACGAATTAgttttattactaaaataataacttatgTTTGATCAACGATCCAAAAAAGCTtttgaagaaaatctattttttaattttttagaaaataaccgttgctaataaaaaaatactcatctttttttcttaataaaagttaaaccaaatacatcaactcaataaagcaaagatattttttcataaaacaaataaatatttttatcttttcagaatcctaaccaaataaataaacaatagcTACCCTCACCATATTTATGGAAGAAAAGATATTGTAACAAACATCGGTCAAAGAGTTATCCAaggaaatattataatataagatatccaaaacaaatttattctattttgcaaaattattttttcccaaaaacaTTTCAATATTATCCGACCCCTTAAAGTTGACATGATATTATATAcgaattattaaattaaatcatatttcagtggaatattttcatttttaataaatatttcaataagatgttttctactttaaattggTGTGTATAGTTAATTAACATTACATATTTTAGGTGAGTAATATAACTACTTCATGAACAAATAAAAACACatgaaaaactttttaaaattctgaacaaaaaatatttaattagaacagtgttatttaattttatttgatatttctttcttttctgttattattattattattattattattattattattattattattattatttattctgaGTCGAAAATCtatcgaaaataatttttttacttcgTATCTGATGTAATGAGTAACCTGCATacactttatttttctcaaattcactttgtgaaaatatattaaatattttaccttttattattgttatatacTTTATTATGAATAAGATGTTTAATTGAAATATAGTTTAATTCAAacatctaaataaattatttttaaaattataataaatttaagaaacttcttcaaaacttaattttttattttaaaaaatgaaatgcTTGGCGACCACACTTTCTAGTCATTCAAACTAACACGCAGAAAACGGAGTAGTAGtatttcctccatttttttttcttttatattattttcatttttttttgggaCTGGTATTTGTTTCCTAATatacctctattttctgatctccaatatatttttaatctctTCTACACGACTTAATCCAATCGGGGTGAAGTGTTTGTCTTTCAGAAGAACTCTTCAATCTCTCAATTGTTAGTTTGATTGtttatttcagaattttcagGAATATACACTTTGACACATACaaggaaaaaaacaaacaaaaaaacctagactgaatttttttttatttttttttatatattgatggtattttgattatattctttattgggttttcatccaatttttttggGGTAATTGACTGTTCTTTGGTTGCGAATTGTTAGTAATTTTGTCGGATTTTTGGACTATGCTCTTGTGAATGTTGTTCTATAATTGTGTTGAAATCTAGGGTTTGACTATTTCGTTGTTATCTGTAGTGGGTCGGACTGTTTTTAACCGAAGATTCATAAGTTTCTGGTTTCTTGATTGAAATTTCTATGAATTGACATGAAGGGTTTTCGTGTTGTCTTTTAGTTATGGAAGCGTTTTAGAGGATTTTTGTTGATGGTCTTTGATAGGATGAAGCGGAGTTTATAGGTTTCTGATTGAAGGGCAGACATTGTTATGGCTGAATAAACTCTAAAGAATGAGTAATCCATAGTTGTAGTGAATAGAACTGTTTTCCTTTTGAATCATAGGTTTTTAATCCGACCCCTATAGACTGGTGTTGTTTCTAGAGCCAAAATCAGACAATTGAAACTAACAAATCTCGGGCGGTTTAGCGTGATTGGTTATAGGATGATGGTTTTGTTTCTAAAGCCAATTTTGTGAGCGATAGCTTAATGCAACTTGGTGAGGTTTTTGTGCCTTTTAGTATAGTTTTTTCGGGAGAGGAATTGGTTTGCGTGGAGGCATGGTATTAAATTAGGTCGACACGCGTAGGTTGATATTAGGAGTTACATTGAAGAAAAGTGTGGGTTTCCCCCCCTTTTATTCTTGTTTGGATTGTGTTCATTATTAGTGTTATGGAGAAAAGTAGTGAGCCTACATTAGCCCCGCAATGGTTAACGAGCACTAGACATGTGACAAGCTTCGTTTCTGCATCATCCCCGTTGCGTCCAGGTTACTTTCATGCTGTAATACTTTTAATACTTTTTTCCGGAAACATGCATTTTTATTTCACTTAAAactatttccttatttttgttCTCGTTATAGATGATCCTGCCCCTTTGAAACTTGCAAATAGTAGATTGCTGTCAATGAATATGAACAATAAAGAGTTGAGGAATACTGCTGCATCAGACCGAGCCGTCCAATCACGTGCCCGATGGAGCTCCAACAGTAGTACCTCCCCTAACTTTCGATCGTACAATAGTTTTAGAAGTCATCGTTATAGGGACATGGATAAAGACATTAACAAGTACCGTGAGGCATCAACTTTAAGAAATCCTAGGTCAAGGGACCTTCCTGATACTTCGAGCAAACATTGCTGGGAAACGTTCAAGGAGGAGGGTTTAGGACGGTCACAGTCGATGATTTCTGGTAGAATTAGTGAGAAATGGCCTACGAATTTGAGCAATGCTGGTAAGATCAAACTAACTGAAAACAAAGGCCTGCTTTCAGTTAGTGGTGTGGATAAAGCAATTGACCGTGGCATCCGACCCCTAGTAACTGAACAACGACAAGCATCACCTAGGTTGGAGAGAGTTGAATCTCCTGGTTTGGGTACCATGACCCGGACTTTACCAACAGGTGCATTACGTACTACTGACAATAAGTCGGCATCTGCTCTAGCAGACATTGCGGCAGTGGCTGGCAACAGTAACTCTGGTCCATCTTCCATGAAACAAGGTGCTTCTTCTGGACCTTCTTCTCCGATCTCTAGCAAGTCAATTGGCAGGGTACTTAGTATGGCTGAAACTGTCGCTAAGGGTCCTTCTCGTGTTCAGACTACTTCCCAGGTTGGATTCCTTTTTTTTAATATGGTGTGGCTTACATTAAAAAGTTCATATGCTCATACGTTAGTGTTTAACATAAACAGTTGTCCAATGCAAATCAACGGCTTGAAGAGCTTGCTGTGAAGCAATCTAGGCAATTGATACCGTTGAAATCATTGGTGACTAAGGCCTCGGTAAGGGTTTTTGCAGTCATCATCGATAGCTTAGGTGTCAAATTGCGTTTTTACTTTTTGGTTTTATTCTTTTGCTTCTTCTAgatgtttaattattatataatacaAGAAATCCCCAAAATTTTACTTTGAAGGACAGTTCGTTGACAGAATTACTTGCCCTTGTGGGAACCTTGGGAATTCTGAAGTAATGCTTCAGAGAATTACTAAGTTGAGCTTTTCAGCTTTTCACTTGTGATGACTATGAGTGTGGCATACTCATGTGTTTCCCTGCTCTGGCTCAATTAATTATGCAAATGCATTTATTATGCATAGCTTGATAACGTGGTCTATGTGTATCCTGTAAGAATCACATAGACCGTCTAACAATGACAGTCAGAAAGAATAAATGGCATGATGTTCTGGGAAACAAATAGTTATTTGCTTCCTTATCACGCTTCTTTGTCCATTTATGATACCTTGTGCTTGGCATGAATTTCATGGATATAGTTTCTAAAACTGGATTATTTGCTATATAAAATCACACAATTCTGTCTGTATTAGGAAAACCAGCTAATGAATAGGAACTTAGGGTAAAAGAATGTGAATTATTTCACGCCTGCTTATAACCTGGTAATTTCTTCCCCCTTCCCTCCCTGTTCTCTGTCTATTTTAGGATTGTTTGGAAATGCATTTACCCCTCACATAACTTGAATCGATTGTTCACTTCAGGATAGCTATTTCTTGTATTGGCTTGTCTAttcatttttctccttcattTCTCCTTCAGTGAGGTCCttgtcttgagccaggggtctatcggaaacaacctttttaCTTCTCCGGAGgtggtggtatggactgcgtaaatcttaccccccccccccccccgaccccactatatgggaatacactgggtttgctGTTGTTGTTCTCCTTCAGTGAGAAAGTAAGACAGAAGTTGGATATATTATTAGACGTTAGCAGCCATCTCACTGACCTTGCATTTTCTTCCTCTCTATCCAGCCAATACTTTTTGACCGTCGTTGTTTCAATAGTTGATGCTTGAAATAGTTCATCAAAGTGTGTTATTTTATCAGAAAGACAAAAAGTCATGAAAGCGTGTAACAACAAAATTCTTACTtaccaaaaaagtaaaaaaaaaaaaaaacactttcttGCATTCATGTTTTTCTTCTTGAACATTTGGGTGGAAGAAAACAATCCAATAACCTTTTTGGTGATGTTAGAAATTTAGAAAGTTATCTGTGCCTTTATTTCAGTTATAAATGAACCGTTTTTTAAGAATTAGTGAATTAGCTCTTGGTTTTAGTCCTCAATCTTGTAACTGTTGCCCGTGGATTTCAATTCTTTGCGTGTTCAAGCTTTTGAGCTCAGCTTCTAGAGCTATTTTACAGATCACAATTTAGTTCATAATTCGGAGAACCGCtgaattggttcttggttttaaTCCCTAACAGAATAACTGTGGCTGGTGAGTTTGGATTCGTTGTCTCCATGCTATCGAGCTCAATTGTTGAAAGCTATTTTAGGATTGTATAATTTTCCTTGGCTATTTCAAGCAAATTATAGTTTATCTTATATTCCCgttgatgaaatagaaaataaatttggAGTTACCATgaaaaagaagttaaaattgGAGTtgatttatactttcaaaacccTGAAATTCACACACTGTACTGAGTTCAACCAACATCCATTCTCCTGGCAACTGACGGGTATGGGGTGTATTTGCACTTAAAAGTAAGTAGTCATAGCCAAGCGAGATGCAAATCTTTTAGCAAAATGTTTCTTTAGTTGTTGCGTCAAACAAGCAGTGTTGTCGAAGCACGCTTAAGCCCAGAAGTGAGGCTTAAAACGTGTTGAGCGCTTCACTTCACCTAATTTGTGCTTCTATGTCGTCATCAAGGTTCTAAGGTATACTTTTCCTTGTCAA contains:
- the LOC107839978 gene encoding dentin sialophosphoprotein isoform X1; the protein is MEKSSEPTLAPQWLTSTRHVTSFVSASSPLRPDDPAPLKLANSRLLSMNMNNKELRNTAASDRAVQSRARWSSNSSTSPNFRSYNSFRSHRYRDMDKDINKYREASTLRNPRSRDLPDTSSKHCWETFKEEGLGRSQSMISGRISEKWPTNLSNAGKIKLTENKGLLSVSGVDKAIDRGIRPLVTEQRQASPRLERVESPGLGTMTRTLPTGALRTTDNKSASALADIAAVAGNSNSGPSSMKQGASSGPSSPISSKSIGRVLSMAETVAKGPSRVQTTSQLSNANQRLEELAVKQSRQLIPLKSLVTKASVSNPSDKPRTKVELLQQTVSSSPPVSPSLSSKLHVFKPTRERHGVSSGMNGSLSPNTHSKGSNVLLTIPPADIAASSASGHKPVGTMVEKKLSSQARGRNDFFNLMRKKSIGSSSAVSVEGSVISPSSSYNSGVSEVLNAHGIPQDQDFSLSDDSPRAEQSTEILGENTCDSESSDGKNSTDKSSPKSEAILRSEEEEEAAFMRSLGWEENSDEGGLTEEEISAFYKDVAKYINSKLSYKVMQGVQSLLSLHSGIGDVGVISS
- the LOC107839978 gene encoding dentin sialophosphoprotein isoform X2; amino-acid sequence: MEKSSEPTLAPQWLTSTRHVTSFVSASSPLRPDDPAPLKLANSRLLSMNMNNKELRNTAASDRAVQSRARWSSNSSTSPNFRSYNSFRSHRYRDMDKDINKYREASTLRNPRSRDLPDTSSKHCWETFKEEGLGRSQSMISGRISEKWPTNLSNAGKIKLTENKGLLSVSGVDKAIDRGIRPLVTEQRQASPRLERVESPGLGTMTRTLPTGALRTTDNKSASALADIAAVAGNSNSGPSSMKQGASSGPSSPISSKSIGRVLSMAETVAKGPSRVQTTSQVSNPSDKPRTKVELLQQTVSSSPPVSPSLSSKLHVFKPTRERHGVSSGMNGSLSPNTHSKGSNVLLTIPPADIAASSASGHKPVGTMVEKKLSSQARGRNDFFNLMRKKSIGSSSAVSVEGSVISPSSSYNSGVSEVLNAHGIPQDQDFSLSDDSPRAEQSTEILGENTCDSESSDGKNSTDKSSPKSEAILRSEEEEEAAFMRSLGWEENSDEGGLTEEEISAFYKDVAKYINSKLSYKVMQGVQSLLSLHSGIGDVGVISS